A region from the Candidatus Marsarchaeota archaeon genome encodes:
- the yciH gene encoding stress response translation initiation inhibitor YciH has product MTDICPKCGLPKELCVCDVLNKEVESRIKVYTKKAKFDKIVTVVEGVNLSELDNTTKGLKRALACGGTTKDSLIELQGDHKTKIKRILVGMGYKDTNIDVA; this is encoded by the coding sequence ATGACAGACATATGTCCTAAGTGCGGTTTACCTAAAGAGTTGTGCGTTTGCGATGTTTTGAATAAGGAAGTTGAAAGCAGGATAAAGGTTTATACAAAGAAGGCGAAGTTCGACAAGATAGTCACAGTAGTTGAAGGTGTAAACCTTTCAGAGCTTGACAATACTACCAAGGGCCTTAAGCGTGCGCTTGCATGCGGAGGCACCACCAAGGACAGCCTAATAGAGTTGCAGGGCGACCACAAGACAAAGATCAAGCGCATACTAGTTGGCATGGGCTACAAGGATACTAACATAGACGTGGCATAG
- a CDS encoding S-methyl-5'-thioadenosine phosphorylase has protein sequence MAEQQASAEFGIIGGSGLYTLLDNATELAIDTEYGQPSDSISIGTINGRSVAFLPRHGKKHTIAPHAINYRANIAALKSLGVERVIATSAVGSLRMDFVPGDFAFPDQFMNMTSGRADTFFDKGPVTHISTAFPYCPELHRIAVKAADYDNIKYHENATIIAINGPRFSTLAESRFFRNNGADIVNMTQYPEITLAREMDMCYLCAAVVTDYDAGLEADEHVKPVTLDEVNSRFAASIEKVKKVVADIINDTPKERTSCTCKNSTDNATVKM, from the coding sequence ATGGCTGAACAGCAGGCATCAGCAGAATTCGGGATCATAGGCGGCTCTGGACTGTATACGCTGCTTGACAATGCCACGGAGCTCGCCATAGATACGGAGTACGGGCAGCCAAGCGACAGCATATCCATAGGGACGATAAACGGAAGAAGCGTGGCGTTCCTGCCAAGGCACGGGAAAAAGCACACTATAGCGCCGCATGCGATAAATTACAGGGCGAACATAGCAGCCCTGAAGTCGCTTGGTGTCGAAAGGGTCATAGCGACTTCTGCCGTGGGCTCGTTGCGCATGGATTTTGTGCCTGGCGACTTTGCCTTTCCGGACCAATTCATGAACATGACAAGCGGCAGGGCTGACACCTTTTTCGACAAAGGGCCAGTAACCCACATAAGCACTGCTTTTCCATACTGCCCGGAATTGCACAGGATTGCGGTAAAGGCGGCGGACTACGACAATATAAAGTATCATGAAAACGCTACAATAATCGCGATAAACGGGCCCAGGTTTTCTACGCTTGCAGAATCCAGGTTTTTCAGGAACAACGGGGCTGACATAGTAAACATGACCCAATATCCGGAGATAACGCTTGCGCGGGAGATGGACATGTGCTATCTTTGTGCAGCGGTTGTTACGGACTATGATGCAGGGCTTGAAGCCGACGAGCATGTGAAGCCTGTGACGCTTGACGAGGTGAACAGCAGGTTCGCAGCAAGCATCGAAAAGGTGAAGAAGGTGGTGGCTGACATAATAAACGATACGCCGAAGGAGCGCACATCATGCACATGCAAGAACTCGACAGACAACGCCACTGTGAAGATGTGA
- a CDS encoding Glu/Leu/Phe/Val dehydrogenase, which yields MAEELNPFKIAQEQLDKAAEVMGLDEQAHQILREPMRTLVVNIPVRMSDGKVHVFQGFRVQYNDARGPTKGGIRFHPKESLDTVKALSAWMTWKVALANVPFGGAKGGIICDTKSMNEQELEALSRGYIRALGKYIGPDVDIPAPDVYTTPQIMAWMMDEYSNIVRHNSFGVITGKPLETWGSEGRNDSTAMGGLFVMREAAKALGIDLKNAKIAVQGFGNAGKYAYTLSKKLYGSKVVAISDSNGAVYDPNGLDLEKLEKAKAETGSVDGYEGGEKMTNEQLLESDVDILIPAAIENQITGSNADKIKAKLVLELANGPVTPEADAILHDRGIFDVPDFLVNSGGVIGSYFEWVQNIGGYYWSAEEVYGKLDKIITKSYADMMATKKKYDDAGKKITPRTAAYIIAVGRVAAAMKARGWY from the coding sequence ATGGCGGAAGAATTGAATCCTTTCAAGATAGCACAGGAGCAGCTCGACAAAGCTGCTGAAGTAATGGGATTGGATGAGCAGGCGCACCAGATATTGCGCGAGCCTATGCGAACGCTTGTTGTAAACATACCGGTAAGGATGAGCGATGGCAAGGTCCACGTTTTCCAGGGCTTCAGGGTTCAGTACAACGATGCAAGAGGCCCTACGAAAGGCGGCATCAGGTTCCACCCGAAGGAAAGCCTTGACACAGTGAAGGCGCTGTCAGCATGGATGACATGGAAGGTTGCGCTTGCGAATGTGCCGTTTGGCGGAGCAAAGGGCGGCATAATATGCGATACCAAGAGCATGAACGAGCAGGAGCTTGAGGCGCTTTCAAGGGGCTACATACGCGCGCTGGGCAAGTACATAGGCCCTGATGTCGACATACCTGCGCCAGACGTATATACAACGCCGCAGATAATGGCTTGGATGATGGACGAATATAGCAACATAGTGAGGCACAATTCCTTTGGGGTCATAACAGGCAAGCCGCTTGAGACATGGGGCTCTGAAGGAAGGAACGATTCCACTGCAATGGGCGGCCTCTTTGTAATGCGCGAAGCCGCAAAGGCGCTTGGCATAGACCTTAAGAATGCAAAGATTGCAGTGCAGGGATTCGGAAATGCGGGCAAATACGCTTATACGCTTTCAAAGAAGCTCTACGGCTCAAAGGTAGTAGCAATAAGCGATTCGAACGGCGCAGTATACGACCCGAACGGGCTTGACCTTGAGAAGCTTGAAAAGGCAAAGGCGGAAACAGGAAGCGTTGACGGCTACGAAGGCGGCGAAAAAATGACGAACGAACAGCTGCTCGAAAGCGACGTCGACATACTCATACCTGCAGCCATAGAGAACCAGATAACTGGCTCCAATGCAGACAAGATAAAGGCAAAGTTAGTACTGGAGCTTGCAAACGGGCCGGTAACCCCTGAAGCCGATGCGATACTGCATGACCGGGGCATATTCGATGTGCCTGACTTCCTGGTGAATTCCGGCGGAGTGATAGGCTCGTACTTCGAATGGGTGCAGAACATAGGCGGCTATTACTGGAGCGCTGAAGAAGTGTACGGAAAGCTCGACAAGATAATAACGAAGTCGTATGCCGACATGATGGCAACAAAGAAGAAGTATGACGATGCAGGTAAGAAGATCACGCCAAGGACTGCAGCTTACATAATAGCGGTTGGCAGGGTTGCTGCTGCGATGAAGGCAAGGGGCTGGTACTGA
- the tsaD gene encoding tRNA (adenosine(37)-N6)-threonylcarbamoyltransferase complex transferase subunit TsaD — MAVLGIESSAHTFGVGLSENGRIIANAKEMYRISDKGMVPSKVAEHHFRNAKRVIEAAIAEAGIGISSIEAVGYTRGPGIGTCLRVGELAALAFARRHNLPIYPVNHAIAHIQITTHLSGMDNPLAVYVSGGNSQIVKIVEKPKRRYHVYGETLDIGVGNMLDAFARAAGLKPAWGSTVANVALGGSYFQMPYTVKGMDFTFTGLLTNAEKSLGSHEAKDVAFSLQETAFSMIAEAAERALLLTHSKGVILCGGVAQSSRLQGILKAMAKSHRCSFFVAPNEFNADNGAMIAYVAEGMHKSGKCEGAYPLGIDQKYRADKVDLLWL, encoded by the coding sequence ATGGCAGTGCTTGGCATCGAAAGCAGCGCGCATACGTTCGGGGTCGGGCTATCAGAGAACGGCAGGATCATAGCAAATGCCAAGGAGATGTACAGGATATCTGACAAGGGCATGGTGCCCTCCAAGGTAGCCGAACACCATTTCAGGAATGCGAAGCGCGTAATAGAAGCAGCAATTGCAGAAGCGGGCATAGGCATAAGCAGCATAGAGGCTGTCGGCTACACCAGAGGCCCTGGCATAGGCACGTGCCTAAGGGTTGGCGAGCTTGCCGCACTCGCGTTTGCCAGAAGGCATAACCTGCCGATATACCCTGTGAACCATGCAATAGCGCACATACAGATAACTACACACCTTTCAGGCATGGATAACCCGCTTGCAGTATACGTGAGCGGCGGCAATTCCCAGATAGTTAAGATTGTTGAAAAGCCAAAGAGGCGGTACCATGTATACGGCGAGACCCTTGACATAGGCGTTGGCAACATGCTCGACGCATTTGCAAGGGCAGCAGGTCTGAAGCCAGCATGGGGCTCTACAGTGGCGAATGTTGCGCTCGGAGGCAGCTACTTCCAAATGCCCTATACAGTAAAGGGCATGGACTTCACATTCACAGGACTTCTTACAAATGCAGAGAAAAGCCTTGGCTCGCACGAAGCGAAAGACGTTGCGTTTTCGCTGCAGGAAACTGCGTTCAGCATGATTGCAGAGGCTGCGGAGAGGGCTCTGCTCCTGACGCACAGCAAGGGCGTGATCCTTTGCGGCGGCGTGGCGCAAAGCAGCAGGCTGCAAGGCATATTGAAGGCTATGGCAAAATCGCACAGGTGCAGCTTCTTTGTTGCGCCTAACGAATTTAACGCAGACAATGGCGCAATGATAGCGTATGTTGCGGAAGGCATGCATAAAAGCGGAAAATGCGAGGGCGCATACCCTTTAGGCATAGACCAGAAATACAGGGCCGACAAGGTTGATCTGCTATGGCTATGA
- a CDS encoding Kae1-associated serine/threonine protein kinase produces the protein MAMKKIAEGAESDIYLTDFMGIEAVVKYRREKPYLIPELDRQLRESRTRMEARAMHKAASAVDVPRLLLLGKYFIVMEKVDGIAASELGGLDAKAAALAGASLAGLHNNGIIHGDFTTANIMVGKAGVCIIDFGLSYFSEADEDRAFDMLLIKRSISSKAYASFARAYSANCAFSRNVFSRLRNIEMRGRYQNRSLETA, from the coding sequence ATGGCTATGAAAAAGATTGCAGAGGGGGCAGAGTCCGACATTTATCTTACGGATTTTATGGGCATTGAGGCAGTGGTAAAGTACCGCAGGGAGAAGCCATACCTCATACCTGAGCTTGACAGGCAGCTTAGGGAATCCCGCACCAGGATGGAGGCCAGGGCGATGCACAAGGCAGCTTCTGCAGTAGATGTGCCCAGGCTGCTGCTACTTGGCAAATATTTTATTGTGATGGAGAAGGTCGACGGCATAGCCGCCTCGGAACTTGGCGGGCTCGATGCAAAGGCCGCGGCGCTTGCAGGAGCATCGCTTGCGGGCCTGCACAATAACGGAATAATCCATGGCGATTTTACTACTGCCAATATAATGGTCGGCAAGGCAGGCGTCTGCATCATAGACTTCGGCCTTTCGTATTTTTCCGAAGCTGATGAGGACAGGGCTTTTGACATGCTCCTGATAAAGCGCTCAATCAGCAGCAAAGCCTATGCATCGTTTGCAAGAGCATATTCAGCAAATTGCGCCTTTTCTAGAAATGTATTCTCAAGGCTCCGCAATATAGAGATGCGCGGCAGGTACCAGAACAGGAGCCTGGAAACTGCATGA
- a CDS encoding ImmA/IrrE family metallo-endopeptidase: protein MRSSINAKLEDYSAEFSGLMRYAKDSIDSFSRAPEGTLRLRLWSGEKDFRVMHEPLKGDGYIVNFSGRPVIFVSTRLDSSDEKMVLAHEAAHLLRMDGYTRMHQNHRVEIGAEMLAREIIMPKCNMPGYAEMEHSIASARKIAAENSIPVSSVLARLTYDTNTWSDVGFGIYTTYCNQDSCRLFITSPYPVDDSYYTRKNETGYIGSSFSMANAAAFKFPKSIQTGAGGAVYMRLSRKDASLNETADWLMHSVMRNFQSIAAGTDRSAVAAGVMATAGFERSKSNVRNVSRMPVELRLGNTLIMLSRSV, encoded by the coding sequence ATGAGATCAAGCATTAATGCAAAGCTTGAAGATTATTCTGCCGAATTCAGCGGCCTTATGCGCTACGCTAAGGATTCGATAGATTCATTCAGCCGTGCACCAGAAGGCACGCTAAGGCTGAGGCTTTGGTCAGGCGAGAAGGATTTCAGGGTGATGCACGAGCCCCTCAAGGGGGACGGATATATAGTCAATTTCAGCGGCAGGCCTGTCATCTTTGTTTCGACAAGGCTTGACTCCAGCGATGAGAAGATGGTGCTGGCGCACGAGGCTGCACATCTGCTGAGAATGGACGGCTACACGCGCATGCACCAGAATCACAGGGTTGAAATCGGAGCAGAAATGCTCGCCAGGGAGATAATAATGCCGAAATGCAACATGCCCGGATATGCAGAAATGGAGCATTCAATTGCTTCGGCAAGGAAGATAGCTGCTGAGAACTCAATACCTGTCAGCTCGGTCCTAGCCAGGCTCACATACGATACCAACACATGGAGCGATGTAGGGTTTGGAATCTATACCACTTACTGCAATCAGGACAGCTGCAGGCTCTTCATAACGTCGCCATATCCTGTAGACGATTCATATTACACGCGCAAAAACGAAACAGGCTACATCGGCAGTTCGTTCAGCATGGCAAACGCAGCAGCCTTTAAGTTTCCAAAGTCCATACAGACAGGTGCAGGTGGGGCCGTATACATGCGTCTCTCCAGAAAAGATGCATCATTGAATGAGACTGCAGATTGGCTGATGCATAGTGTGATGCGGAATTTCCAGAGCATAGCGGCAGGGACTGACCGGTCGGCAGTTGCAGCAGGAGTCATGGCAACTGCTGGCTTCGAGAGATCGAAATCGAACGTGAGAAACGTTAGCAGAATGCCAGTGGAACTGCGCCTTGGCAACACCCTTATAATGCTTTCGCGCAGCGTCTAG
- a CDS encoding thioredoxin family protein: MAFLKDGDREAVRKAFENNMEGQVSIIHFTDSKENCEYCDETLALLKEVQALDSRIKLVEYDIKSHSAEAKFLGVDSAPATIIGGKRVYGVIFQGIPAGYEFSSLIGDIVDASKGSTDLPESIKNALKGLSKHIDIKVFVTPTCPYCPKAVRTAHKFAIESKYVHSSMIEAGEFMSTAEKYGVMGVPKVVINDKYSFEGAQPEDVFMSYVLEAAK; encoded by the coding sequence ATGGCATTCTTAAAAGATGGCGACAGGGAAGCGGTCAGGAAGGCTTTCGAGAACAATATGGAAGGGCAGGTTTCGATAATTCATTTCACTGATTCGAAGGAAAACTGCGAATACTGTGACGAAACATTGGCGCTGCTCAAGGAGGTCCAGGCCCTTGACAGCCGCATCAAGCTGGTGGAATACGACATAAAAAGCCACTCTGCCGAAGCCAAATTCCTCGGCGTCGATTCAGCGCCAGCTACAATAATCGGCGGCAAGCGCGTATACGGCGTAATATTCCAGGGCATTCCTGCCGGATATGAATTTTCATCCCTTATAGGCGACATAGTGGATGCTTCAAAGGGCTCTACCGACCTGCCTGAAAGCATAAAGAACGCGCTTAAGGGCCTGTCAAAGCACATAGACATAAAGGTCTTTGTCACTCCAACATGCCCCTATTGCCCCAAGGCAGTAAGGACTGCGCACAAGTTTGCCATAGAAAGCAAGTATGTGCACAGCAGCATGATTGAAGCCGGGGAATTCATGAGCACCGCTGAAAAATACGGCGTGATGGGCGTGCCGAAGGTAGTGATAAACGACAAATACTCTTTTGAGGGAGCGCAGCCAGAGGATGTATTCATGAGCTATGTCCTAGAGGCTGCGAAGTAG
- a CDS encoding glycosyltransferase family 39 protein: protein MNYAIEEYTFTVGILIAFIGTIIAVYGSRHSIYEVLRESGMNKRLLLLAIVMVLVFAGLELAIVKPTQQLFFDDVIYQGMAQDLIHTGQAWMCNYGTPAKCFIGQTFHEPIGTAFTLGIAFLAFGVNASSAYGTGFFLAAVSVLFTFLIALVLSKEPYVAVFSTLFMALSPILLVWAYPTTSDMPMLAYSLIAIFFMLVFSSRRNAWTFMLVLSSLALLAYMKIDAIAYVVLIPLLYIIISDNGIKDSIRKNAARLKNNAFNTPMLVALLIFVIAIAPEVGFAHYELQHGSYGYADTTVQKSCSASPSFITPSKPIDLQNLEANICGNINFWLGAYNKTDIIQPFAFTAFAIVGIAFLAVYGYWRQALFLGIWFLAFFLLYTSFYAGGVLYGVDWRFMLSVITPVCIFGGYGVYGIIKSADNFMYRWQKDGSAKR from the coding sequence ATGAACTATGCCATAGAGGAGTACACATTCACTGTCGGGATCCTCATAGCATTTATAGGCACGATCATTGCGGTTTATGGATCAAGGCACAGCATCTATGAAGTGCTCCGCGAATCTGGCATGAACAAAAGGCTGCTGCTTCTTGCCATTGTAATGGTGCTGGTTTTTGCAGGCCTGGAGCTTGCAATAGTGAAGCCAACGCAGCAGCTGTTTTTCGACGACGTAATATATCAGGGCATGGCCCAGGACCTTATACACACCGGCCAGGCGTGGATGTGCAATTATGGCACGCCTGCAAAATGCTTCATAGGCCAGACATTCCACGAGCCGATAGGGACAGCATTCACGCTTGGCATAGCATTCCTTGCATTCGGCGTTAATGCGTCTTCTGCTTACGGCACGGGGTTTTTCCTTGCTGCTGTCTCTGTGCTGTTCACATTCCTTATAGCCCTTGTCCTTTCCAAGGAGCCATACGTGGCTGTATTCTCCACGCTTTTCATGGCCCTGTCCCCAATACTGCTCGTATGGGCGTATCCAACCACATCTGACATGCCCATGCTTGCATATTCGCTCATAGCCATATTCTTCATGCTTGTATTTTCTTCGCGAAGGAATGCCTGGACATTCATGCTGGTGCTGTCCTCCTTGGCCCTACTGGCGTACATGAAGATCGACGCAATAGCATATGTGGTATTGATACCTCTGCTTTACATTATAATATCCGACAATGGGATAAAAGATTCGATAAGGAAGAATGCAGCCAGGCTCAAGAACAACGCATTCAATACGCCCATGCTGGTTGCGCTTCTCATATTCGTAATCGCAATAGCCCCAGAGGTAGGATTCGCGCACTACGAGCTCCAGCACGGCAGCTACGGCTATGCCGACACAACAGTGCAAAAATCATGCTCGGCAAGTCCATCGTTTATCACGCCTTCGAAGCCGATAGACTTGCAAAACCTGGAGGCGAATATATGCGGCAACATAAATTTTTGGCTAGGCGCCTACAACAAAACAGACATAATCCAGCCTTTCGCCTTCACAGCATTTGCAATTGTTGGCATCGCATTCCTTGCAGTATACGGCTACTGGCGCCAGGCGCTCTTCCTTGGAATATGGTTCCTGGCATTTTTCCTGCTTTATACGTCGTTCTATGCCGGCGGCGTGCTTTACGGAGTGGACTGGAGATTTATGCTTTCCGTGATAACGCCAGTATGCATATTCGGGGGCTACGGCGTCTATGGTATAATAAAGTCTGCGGACAATTTTATGTACAGGTGGCAAAAGGATGGAAGTGCAAAGAGGTAA
- the dph2 gene encoding diphthamide biosynthesis enzyme Dph2, with protein MKILLQFPEGLKAKALEYASKLEGEGNEVFVSASPNFGACDLALDEARSLKADKLVHFGHAEFSKVDFNVEYIPYEIDAPLDLLPKSLEYLKDYGTIGLVTTVQHLRQLDSIKSFYEKNGKTVLIGRPYGFAKSPGQILGCDIGSAASIDSKVDAHVYFGGGIFHPLGALLNTKKPFLAIEPFDNKIEFIDSLRETYQKRSKGKILASLDAKSIGILVSTKNGQHNLKLAEILKKKIESEGIKSAILVSNTFDFESINNMMEFDAFVNTACPRIAIDDTDRLRKPLLSANELMQVLSMKKELVELRQGKQ; from the coding sequence ATGAAGATACTTCTGCAATTTCCGGAGGGCCTTAAGGCAAAGGCGCTGGAATATGCATCAAAGCTTGAAGGCGAAGGCAATGAGGTATTTGTATCTGCATCCCCGAATTTCGGGGCGTGCGATCTTGCTTTAGACGAAGCAAGAAGCCTGAAGGCAGACAAGCTTGTGCACTTCGGGCATGCTGAATTCAGCAAGGTCGACTTCAACGTTGAATATATCCCATACGAGATAGATGCCCCTTTGGATCTGCTACCAAAATCCCTGGAATACTTGAAGGATTACGGCACCATAGGGCTCGTCACAACTGTGCAGCACCTGCGCCAGCTTGACAGCATAAAGTCGTTCTACGAGAAGAATGGCAAAACCGTATTGATAGGGAGGCCGTACGGCTTTGCAAAGAGCCCTGGGCAGATACTCGGCTGCGACATAGGAAGCGCTGCTTCAATAGATTCCAAGGTTGACGCGCATGTGTATTTCGGCGGAGGCATATTCCATCCATTGGGGGCGCTTCTCAACACGAAAAAGCCTTTCCTTGCAATAGAGCCGTTCGACAACAAAATAGAATTCATAGACAGCCTCAGGGAAACCTACCAAAAAAGGAGCAAGGGCAAGATTCTGGCCTCTTTGGATGCAAAGTCGATAGGCATACTGGTCAGCACAAAGAACGGCCAGCATAATCTCAAGCTTGCAGAGATACTCAAAAAGAAAATAGAATCCGAAGGGATTAAATCCGCAATCCTTGTATCGAACACGTTCGACTTCGAGTCCATAAACAACATGATGGAGTTTGATGCGTTCGTAAACACTGCATGTCCGCGCATAGCTATAGATGATACTGACAGGCTGAGAAAGCCCCTCCTGAGCGCCAACGAGCTCATGCAGGTGCTGTCAATGAAAAAGGAGCTTGTTGAGCTGAGACAAGGAAAGCAATAA
- a CDS encoding glycosyltransferase family 2 protein: MHKPYVSIIIPTFNEAKNIGPLLDGIREVMEGYAYEVIVVDKHSPDGTASIAAGKGTKVFYDDNGKGSALKLGFKKASGEIIVSMDADLSHRPLELKLLIAGVEAGYDICMGSRFLIGGGSDDLPLYRRFGNKAFVMLVNALYGAHYSDLCYGYRSFRKNTIKSLGLKSDGFGIETEINIKAVKANLRVIEVPSYEKKRSAGEGKLRSLRDGYVILKTILLNLK; the protein is encoded by the coding sequence ATGCATAAGCCTTATGTAAGCATAATCATACCCACATTCAACGAGGCCAAAAACATAGGGCCGCTCCTGGATGGAATCCGCGAGGTTATGGAAGGCTACGCCTACGAGGTAATAGTTGTGGACAAGCATTCGCCGGACGGCACAGCCAGTATAGCTGCAGGAAAGGGGACCAAGGTGTTTTACGACGACAATGGCAAGGGCAGCGCACTGAAGCTCGGCTTTAAGAAGGCGTCAGGCGAGATAATAGTATCCATGGACGCTGACCTGTCGCACAGGCCTCTTGAGCTCAAGCTTCTGATAGCAGGGGTCGAGGCAGGATATGACATCTGCATGGGATCCCGCTTCCTCATAGGCGGAGGCTCGGACGACCTTCCGCTTTATAGGCGTTTCGGCAACAAGGCTTTTGTAATGCTTGTGAATGCGCTTTACGGGGCGCACTATTCCGACCTGTGCTACGGCTACAGGAGCTTCAGGAAAAACACCATAAAATCGCTTGGGCTGAAATCCGACGGGTTCGGAATAGAGACAGAGATAAACATAAAGGCAGTGAAGGCAAACCTGAGGGTCATTGAAGTGCCAAGCTATGAGAAGAAGCGGAGCGCCGGGGAAGGCAAGCTGCGTTCGCTGAGGGACGGCTACGTGATACTCAAGACCATATTGTTAAACCTTAAATAG
- the rpmC gene encoding 50S ribosomal protein L29 — MLVIKIKDIRAMQDAALRAKIDDLNLELAIERRKVAATGVSSKVVKIKEIKRAIARINTVLTERGANKK; from the coding sequence GTGCTTGTTATAAAAATAAAAGACATAAGGGCGATGCAGGACGCAGCCCTCAGAGCGAAAATAGACGACCTTAACCTAGAGCTAGCTATAGAGCGCAGGAAGGTTGCCGCAACAGGAGTGTCTAGCAAAGTAGTAAAGATAAAGGAAATAAAAAGGGCGATAGCAAGAATAAATACAGTGCTTACAGAGAGAGGTGCAAATAAAAAATGA
- a CDS encoding 50S ribosomal protein L16: MARIRPARTFRYIFSQSWSRYSQKKPRKNYIRARPHTSLLVFNMGSDKPEFDLKLTLNTKQRIQLRSNSIESARQIINKYLETNMPGDFYFKVLVYPHMIIREHKMATGAGADRISQGMSHAFGKPVSVAARLKEGQPVFMVKTRAKNIQHVKKAFVRGASKLSGLYKVNLEYATADTASQAQQQTE; encoded by the coding sequence ATGGCTAGAATAAGACCGGCGCGCACGTTCAGATACATCTTTTCGCAGTCATGGTCCAGGTACTCCCAGAAAAAGCCGAGGAAGAACTACATAAGGGCAAGGCCGCATACAAGCCTGCTGGTGTTCAACATGGGCAGCGACAAGCCAGAGTTCGACCTGAAGCTTACGCTAAACACAAAGCAGCGCATACAGCTTAGGTCTAACTCCATCGAATCGGCGAGGCAGATAATAAACAAGTACCTTGAAACGAACATGCCTGGCGACTTCTACTTTAAGGTGCTCGTATATCCGCATATGATTATAAGAGAGCACAAGATGGCAACCGGCGCAGGGGCAGACCGTATATCGCAGGGAATGAGCCACGCATTCGGCAAGCCGGTAAGCGTGGCTGCAAGGCTGAAAGAGGGCCAGCCAGTCTTCATGGTAAAGACCAGGGCCAAAAACATACAGCATGTCAAAAAGGCGTTCGTGCGCGGCGCATCGAAGCTGTCAGGGCTCTACAAGGTCAACCTCGAATATGCTACTGCAGACACTGCAAGCCAGGCGCAGCAGCAAACAGAGTGA
- the ftsZ gene encoding cell division protein FtsZ encodes MELVDNALNDNFDEYLFKAKIAVCGVGGGGGNTVQRIFKQGIKGASLIALNTDAKQLNSIEPSIHRVLLGGSLTRGLGAGGFPEIGLKAAELSRPEIEKALDGYNMVFVCAGMGGGTGGGAAPVAAEIAKKNGAIVIGIVTYPFRLEKVRLQIAAKSIEALRKNVDTLIAIDNQRLVDLYPNLAIEQAFKLADEVTSRAVRGITETINTPSFINLDFSDVRTIMNGGGLAMISVGEGKGTNKVEDAVEDTMRNKLLDVDYEGATGVVIQITGGEDMTLGEANEAGRMLTEQASQNANVIWGARIDPAYNGKMEIIAIFTGVKSPSIFGSSEPEKRQGDLGIGML; translated from the coding sequence ATGGAACTCGTGGATAATGCGTTAAACGATAATTTTGATGAATACCTATTCAAGGCAAAGATTGCTGTCTGCGGCGTCGGCGGCGGCGGAGGCAATACTGTGCAAAGGATTTTTAAGCAGGGGATAAAAGGAGCAAGCCTTATAGCGCTTAACACCGATGCAAAGCAGCTCAACAGCATAGAGCCTTCGATACACAGGGTTCTCCTTGGTGGCTCTTTGACGCGAGGCCTTGGCGCTGGCGGCTTTCCGGAAATAGGGCTCAAGGCAGCAGAGCTTTCGAGGCCTGAAATAGAAAAAGCATTAGATGGCTACAACATGGTGTTTGTATGCGCTGGCATGGGCGGCGGCACAGGCGGCGGAGCTGCTCCTGTAGCTGCAGAGATAGCTAAAAAGAACGGCGCCATAGTGATCGGCATAGTTACGTACCCATTCAGGCTCGAGAAGGTGCGCCTGCAGATCGCGGCCAAGAGCATAGAAGCGCTCAGGAAAAATGTCGATACCCTAATAGCGATAGACAACCAGCGCCTCGTAGACCTTTATCCAAACCTCGCGATAGAGCAGGCGTTCAAGCTTGCAGATGAAGTCACTTCGCGCGCTGTCAGGGGCATAACAGAGACGATAAACACGCCAAGCTTCATAAACCTTGATTTTTCAGACGTCCGCACCATAATGAACGGCGGCGGCCTTGCAATGATAAGCGTAGGCGAAGGCAAGGGCACAAACAAGGTAGAGGACGCAGTGGAAGACACTATGCGCAACAAGCTGCTTGACGTGGATTATGAAGGCGCAACTGGCGTAGTCATACAGATAACAGGCGGCGAGGACATGACATTGGGGGAGGCAAACGAAGCAGGCAGAATGCTCACAGAGCAGGCTTCGCAGAATGCCAATGTCATATGGGGCGCAAGGATAGACCCTGCCTACAACGGCAAAATGGAGATAATTGCAATATTTACAGGGGTGAAAAGCCCGTCAATCTTCGGCAGCAGCGAGCCTGAAAAGCGCCAGGGCGACCTTGGCATCGGAATGCTGTGA